The nucleotide window GTCGCGGCACCGCTGCCTCTTATACGGTTGACCGGTGACCGAAGCGAACGATCGCGCCGTCGAGACCGTTGAAGAGGATCCCCACGAAGGTGGCTTCCGGGCCCATACGGCCATCACCACCGAACGCGGCGGGCCCCGCTACGGTGAGTTCAGCGAGCAGGTCCGCCTGCTCATGGACAACGCCCGCTACGCCTGCCCGGACGACGCGCTGGTCGACGAACTCATCGACCGGCTGGCCGCCGTCAACGAACGGCTCGCGGAAGTCCGGATCGACGAATGGCATTCGCCGGCCGGCACCCGCATCGACCTGCCCTCACGGGGCAACATCACGCTGCCGCCCTACGTCGTCACCGAGGTCGACGACACCGGGGTCGTCGCCGAGCTGACGTTCCGCGACTTCCATCTCGGCGGAAACAACGCCGCGCACGGGGGACAGGTGGCCGTCGCCTTCGACGACGTGGGCGGCTTCGCGTCGGCGGTCGCGATGCAGCACGTCAGCCGGACCGCCTACCTGAACGTGCAGTACCGGTCCATCACGCCCCTGAACACCCCGCTGCGCATCCACGCCTGGGCCGACCGCGTCGAGGGTCGCAAGGTCTTCGTCCGGGGCACCCTGCACCACGGCGATCGCCTCTGTGCCGAGATGGACGCGTTGTTCATCAAGCTCAACCCCGGCCAGCCCTAGTCCCGCCCCCTCACGAGCCCGTGGGCAGGCGCCGGCTCACCACCGACGGCGAATCCGCGCGCGACAGCCGCAGCACGATGGTGGGTGCCTCGTCGGCGTCGAGCGGCCACGTGTCGAGCATCTCGCGGCGCAGGGCGGCCAGTTCGTCGCCGTGATTGCTCGACAGCCCGCGCGCGGTCTCGTCGTCGCCGGCATACAGGAACGTCGGCGTCATCGGATGCACGTCGAACCCGAGCCGCTCGGCGGCGACCCACAACTGCTCCGCCACGATCCCGCCGCGCAGATAGTCCCCGGCGGACGTGCCCCGCTGCACCAGCACAAGCACCGCGGACGACGACGCGACCCGGGACCCGGCGTCGGCGCCGAGCGCGGTGCCGCCACCCCATTCGTCGAGCAGGGCCATCACGTCGGCGCGGCGCAGCACGTCGAACATGCCCGCCATGGCCGGTGGCAGGTCGAGCGAGGCGACGTCGATGCCCTCGGCGGCGGCCGGGTCGTCGGTCAGCTCTTCGAACATCTCGCCGTGCAGCTCGGGCGTCAGGAACCGGGCGCGATCCGAGCGGGAGATGATCGATGCATAGCGGTCGATGTCCGCGCGGTCGGTGAGGGCCAGTAGACGGGTCCGGTCGCTCGTGGCGGCGTCGCGCAACCGGGCGAGGTCGTCGTCCGACGGCGGGGACCCGTCCCCGACACCGCGTCGGGTTCCGCGGGCGAGCAGCGCGCTGAGTTCCGCCTCCGCCCCCGGCGACCGTGAACCGGTGTCGAGGCACTTCAACCGGGCCCGACCGGCGAGGGTCTCGGCGTCGTCGACGATCTCGATGTCGTCGAGCACACCACGCGCGGTCGCCGCGATCCGTGCGTTGTACAGCGCCGCGCCCACCGCCACCGCCGACGCCCGGTGTCCGACATCCAGGGTCGAGGTACGCGTGCGGTCCAGAGTGATGGTGACGGCATCCTCGTCGGCGGTGATCTGCCACGGCTGCTGGTTGCCCGCCGACGGCGCGCGCCTCGCGGCGTGCAGGACGAGCTCGAGGTCGGTCATCGCCTCCACAGGTGGTTGCTCGTGCGGTGGCAGCGGTTCGGGTGTGGCCGCCGTCTGCCGACCACCGTCCTCGACAGCCTTCCCGATCGGGTCCTCGAGACCATCGAGCCACGAGTCGCGATCGAAGCGGACCCGTCCTGAGCTCAGGGGCTTGCCCTGGACGAGGCGCCGTACCGCCGCGGCCACCGTGGCACCGCCCAGCAGGACATCGCCGCCGAGTTGCGGCCAGGCGGTGACCGTGTGGCCGAGCTCGATGGCCGACGCCGCCATCGGCGCGGTGACCTTCGTCGGCTCGAGCACCCGAACGGCCAGTGGGGTCAGGGACGCGCGGTCGAGTCCGACGAGATCCTCGATCCGCAGATCGCCCGCCAGGCCATGGAAAAGAGGCCGATCGGGTTCGAGGTCGAACCTCTCGACATCGAGGGTGCCACCGTCACTGGTTTCCATCAGTACGGGGATTCCGCGCGACCGACACTTCTCGCGGACGAGCACCTTCACATCGAAGGAATCGCATTCTTCGACGACGAGATCGAGGCCGTCGAGGAATTCATCGATGTTCTCGGTTGTTATTCCGTCGGAGTATACGGCGGTGGTGAGATAGGGATCGATCTCAGAAATCCGCCGCGCGGCAATCACTGCCTTGTTGTCATGAATATCCATGAGCGTGGCCAGAATTCGATTCATATTTGTCAGTTCGAGTTCGTCGAAATCGGCCAGACGTAATTCGCCGGCAAGTCCTTCGAGTGCGAGGGTGAGCGATATCGCATGTCCCACACTCAAACCGACGATGCCGATCCGGAGGTCGCCTGCGGCGCTCTGCTGTGCGGCCGTCAGCTTGTGTCGGTTGCGGTCGAGCCGGAGTCGTCGGAACGTGCGCGGACCGGGGATCTTGACGAGGGCATTACGCCAGGGGAAGTGCACGAAACGCGGCGCCTCGTCCCACAGCGCCGGCTCCGCGGGCGGGAGGAGTTCGTCGAGTGCGCGGGCCGTTCGTTCGGTGATATCGGACACAATCAGCGAGGGTTCGGCGGTCAACTCGGCGGGTAGTTCATCCGGTGAGTAGAGGGTGGCGGCGGCGTCCGGCGGCGTGTGCATACGCCCATGGTGTCGCAGGAGATTGCGCGACGCCAACCGCCAATGAGGCGGTTCGGTTAATAGAAGTGCGCTTGTGGGAGTGCATAAATGCCCCCCTGTGGCAGCATTACACGCGGGGTCGGGGGAGATCTCGTCTCTAAATTTCCTAATTCCTGGAAGGGAATACTGCGATGAATAAGATGACAACTACCAGTGATGTGGTCCGCACCGGCATGCTGCGATCGGTCGCGCCCGAAACCGGCACGGAGTACTCGGTGGTCGTGGCCAGCCCGCGGTCCGAGCCCGCCCTCTGGCGCGAGTACCTCGCCGGCGCGGACGCCTCATACCACCGTCACGGGTGCGCCGCAGCGCTCGAGTACGACGAGGTCGCCGGCGGCGAGGGCACGGCGATGTTCTTCGCGGTGCTCGACGCCGAGGGCAAGGTCGTCGGCGGACTGCGGGTCCAGCCCCGGTTCGAGGCGGCCGCGCAGTCGCATGCGCTGGTCGAATGGGCCGGCCAACCCGGTCAGGTCCAGCTCGTCAATGCCATCGAAGAGCGTCTGCACGGCGGCATCGTCGAGGTCAAGACGGCCTGGGTGGACGAGCGCTCGTCGATCGCGGGCTCGGTTGCCGGGCAGTTGTCGCGGCTGGGACTGGTCATCATGGAGATGTCCGGAGTCGATGCCATGATGGCGACCGCGGCCGACCACGTCCTGCGGCGCTGGCAGTCCGGTGGCGGACGTGTCGACGAGTCGGTGCCGGCCACCCCGTTCCCGGACGACCGCTACCGCACCCGGCTCATGTGGTGGGACCGTGTCCGCCTGAACAGCCTCACCAGCCCGGAGACCTGGCAGCGGATGCGTCGGGAGGCCGACGCCCTGCAGGCGGTCACGACTCAACGTCCGCTGGTCCGGCTGTCGATGTCGACGAAGTCGGCCGGGCGCCGGTAGAACACCTCGTACAGGCTCGCCGACGGCGGTGACACCGTCCGCTCGGCGTCGGCCGCATGGGCACTGGGTGCGCCGTCGTCCCAGATCACCGCGTCGATGGACTCGATCACCGTGGTATCCCGGCCGTTCTCCTTGGCCTGGTACACGCAGGCATCTGCCTGACCCAGGAGGTTGCCGATCACGTCGTCGGTGGACGAGGCGGTCTCGTAGCGGCCCGAGACGAGATCGTCCCCCGCGAGGCGCAACGGCGCGCAGACACCACCGACGCTGATCGTCACCGGCGCGGCGGCGGCCACCGCTGCTCGAAGACGTTCGGCGCTGAGCCAGAGCTCGTCGGCGTCGTGGACCACGTGGAACATGAGGAACTCCTCGCCGCCGTAGCGGCAGACCTCCGAACCGACGGGCGCGTGCTCACGGATCGCTGCCGACGCCGCCAGCAGTACGCCGTCGCCGGCGAGGTGACCGTACTGGTCGTTGATCTTCTTGAAGTGGTCGACGTCGAGCAGCAGGATGCCGATCCACCCGGTGGACGAGCGTGCGGCCGAGAGGAGTTGCGAGGCGCGGATCAGGAAACCGCGACGGTTGAGCAGGCCGGTCAGCGGATCGATTCCGACGAGACGGGTCTGCTGGTCCAGCACGGCCTCCATCGACTTGCGCAGTGCGACCACGAGGAAGACCGGCACCACGATCAGACCGAGCATCGCGCCGAAGCTGATCAGGTAGGCGGGCAGCGAGGGAGAGGTGACTGCCAGGACGAAGGCGGCGCACACGACCGCGAGTGCCAGATGGGACAGGATGAGCCGGGTCGTCGCCGAGATGGCGCCGATCGCCGGGATGACCGCGACGATCGCGAGGACGAGTGCCGACGAACGCGGCGAGGCCAGGATCATCGACGTGCCACAGATCCCGACGATGCCCAGGCCGCCGAGGAACGCGAACTCGAGATCGGTCAGCCGAGCGCGGATGGCCGTCACCGCGAAGACGACAGCGATGAACGACCAGATGATCAACAGGATCGGCATCCCGCCCGGGTAGAGGGTCTCGGGAGCGAGCACGCTGATGACCGGTAGCGGGATGACACCACCGGTGCTGATCAGCGTCGCCATCGACCGGGCGTCGTAGCGACGGAGCACCCTCCTGATCAACGCCATCAACCACGACCGCTTTCCGTCGGCGGCTGTGCGGGCAGCCGCTTGTTCGCCGAGATTCGCATTAAAGCCACTGCGACCGCATTGGCGGAAATCGCGCAATCTTTCCTGTCCTACGCATAGGCAATGAAAGCACCTTACCAGCAGTTTTGCGGTCACTCTCGGAATCGTTAGCAGACCTGCCGAGAATAGTCGCGAAACGGCGCGCGCGCCGGTCCGGGCACTCTCGAACATCACATAAGAAAGCAATGTGCCCCCCTCGTCGGTCCCGGGGTCGGAAAAATCCGCCGTCGGTTTCGACGCCACTGCCAGGCACTTGTGAGAACAGTCATATCGCCCGGACCGGACCCCGACCCGGGTCGAGTTGCCCGCCTTCCGAAGGGGACGCCGGCTGGGTAGAATCTGCCGGTAGAGAACTGCGGCGCCCGGCGCCGCCTGGGGGGATCGGATTCAGCGAATGACGTCGTGTTGACGTTCGGCACCTCGGTGATCGCGGTGTCGGTCGACCCGTATCACCGTGCTGTGGTCGCGTATGGCTACGAGGCGTCGGCCGCGGCCTCCGAACGGTTCATCGAGCAGGTGCTGATGCCCATCAGTCCGCAGGCTCGATTCCACCGACGGTCAGACTTCTACTGGCTCATCTACCTCCCGTGGACCGGTGCCGGTGACGAGGAACTCGGACGCAACGCACTGATCGAGGCGGCCCGCACCAAACTCGGCGCCCACTCCGTGAGTGACGGCGAGCGCAGCTGGTTCCTCGACGTGTGCATGGGTGTCGCCGTCGGCGACGAGCAGCTCGAGGCGAGTTCCGAGGACGATCTGGTCCGCCACGCGGACGCCGCGCTGTGCGTCGCGCTCAGCAGCCGACGGGCCGTCGTGTTCGCCTCCCCCACCATGCAACGTCACATCCGGGCCGAGGTCGATCTCGCCGGCTGGCTGACCCGGTCGGTCGAGCGCGACTTCTCCGTCTTCTATCAGCCGATCGTCTCAGTCTGCGACCGGCGGGTCGTCGGTTATGAGTCCCTGCTCCGGTGGCACACCGAACTCGGTGTCCTCGCTCCGGACGCATTTCTTTCTGTGGCCGAGGGGATCTCGCTGTTGGCGCCCATCGGGCGGCATGCGATCGGCGAGGCCATCCGGGACCTGTCGGGCGAGATCACCCGGAAAGTCGGCGCGAACACGTTCGTCTCGCTCAACCTGTCCGGACAGCAGCTGTGGGACGACGGGC belongs to Gordonia sp. KTR9 and includes:
- a CDS encoding PaaI family thioesterase; translated protein: MTEANDRAVETVEEDPHEGGFRAHTAITTERGGPRYGEFSEQVRLLMDNARYACPDDALVDELIDRLAAVNERLAEVRIDEWHSPAGTRIDLPSRGNITLPPYVVTEVDDTGVVAELTFRDFHLGGNNAAHGGQVAVAFDDVGGFASAVAMQHVSRTAYLNVQYRSITPLNTPLRIHAWADRVEGRKVFVRGTLHHGDRLCAEMDALFIKLNPGQP
- a CDS encoding Rv1355c family protein; protein product: MHTPPDAAATLYSPDELPAELTAEPSLIVSDITERTARALDELLPPAEPALWDEAPRFVHFPWRNALVKIPGPRTFRRLRLDRNRHKLTAAQQSAAGDLRIGIVGLSVGHAISLTLALEGLAGELRLADFDELELTNMNRILATLMDIHDNKAVIAARRISEIDPYLTTAVYSDGITTENIDEFLDGLDLVVEECDSFDVKVLVREKCRSRGIPVLMETSDGGTLDVERFDLEPDRPLFHGLAGDLRIEDLVGLDRASLTPLAVRVLEPTKVTAPMAASAIELGHTVTAWPQLGGDVLLGGATVAAAVRRLVQGKPLSSGRVRFDRDSWLDGLEDPIGKAVEDGGRQTAATPEPLPPHEQPPVEAMTDLELVLHAARRAPSAGNQQPWQITADEDAVTITLDRTRTSTLDVGHRASAVAVGAALYNARIAATARGVLDDIEIVDDAETLAGRARLKCLDTGSRSPGAEAELSALLARGTRRGVGDGSPPSDDDLARLRDAATSDRTRLLALTDRADIDRYASIISRSDRARFLTPELHGEMFEELTDDPAAAEGIDVASLDLPPAMAGMFDVLRRADVMALLDEWGGGTALGADAGSRVASSSAVLVLVQRGTSAGDYLRGGIVAEQLWVAAERLGFDVHPMTPTFLYAGDDETARGLSSNHGDELAALRREMLDTWPLDADEAPTIVLRLSRADSPSVVSRRLPTGS
- a CDS encoding GGDEF domain-containing protein encodes the protein MALIRRVLRRYDARSMATLISTGGVIPLPVISVLAPETLYPGGMPILLIIWSFIAVVFAVTAIRARLTDLEFAFLGGLGIVGICGTSMILASPRSSALVLAIVAVIPAIGAISATTRLILSHLALAVVCAAFVLAVTSPSLPAYLISFGAMLGLIVVPVFLVVALRKSMEAVLDQQTRLVGIDPLTGLLNRRGFLIRASQLLSAARSSTGWIGILLLDVDHFKKINDQYGHLAGDGVLLAASAAIREHAPVGSEVCRYGGEEFLMFHVVHDADELWLSAERLRAAVAAAAPVTISVGGVCAPLRLAGDDLVSGRYETASSTDDVIGNLLGQADACVYQAKENGRDTTVIESIDAVIWDDGAPSAHAADAERTVSPPSASLYEVFYRRPADFVDIDSRTSGR
- a CDS encoding EAL domain-containing protein gives rise to the protein MLTFGTSVIAVSVDPYHRAVVAYGYEASAAASERFIEQVLMPISPQARFHRRSDFYWLIYLPWTGAGDEELGRNALIEAARTKLGAHSVSDGERSWFLDVCMGVAVGDEQLEASSEDDLVRHADAALCVALSSRRAVVFASPTMQRHIRAEVDLAGWLTRSVERDFSVFYQPIVSVCDRRVVGYESLLRWHTELGVLAPDAFLSVAEGISLLAPIGRHAIGEAIRDLSGEITRKVGANTFVSLNLSGQQLWDDGLVSYVAGLIDGHGVDPSRVWVEVREDQAIRVDTSASRAIDALHDLGCTICIDDLGAGFSALRYVRDLPVDVLKVDRTLIAQLADSSPDRAVVRAIGEMAAATGVQMVAEGIESEEVLPILEEFGFDYAQGYLFGRPAPLADLFGSDS